The sequence atcctggatGGAAACCGCCccgacccaggggtaggaccttgcccgTGGCCTCGgggaacctcctgaggttctccagccccacttctccatcgtgtccaggtccctctgggtgacatcccgtccttctggtgtggaaCTGCCCCCCTGGGCTTGGGGTCACCTCCAAACGGGCTGAGGACGCCCTCGATCTCGCTGTCGAGATCACTGATGGAGATATTAAGGATGATTTTGAGGGATATCGTGTCTTAAACCGCAACGTGGAACACCAGGACAGGATCTTCTGCTTTACGGTGGGAAATGATCCCAAAGGCATCACGATTCCCACCGGACAAAGGGGTGGGATGGGCTCCTGAGGCAACACTGGAAACGAGGATGAAGAACTAACGAGCACCAAAGCACTTTGAGCCGTCAAGGACGACATTCCCGGCAGGATTCGGTGCTCGGGGCGAAGGCGGCAGGAATTGGCTGCTGCCTGGAAAAGCACTTTGGTGTCAAGAGATCGGATCAACGGAGATGATGGAACTCCGAACTCCGAGATGGAGTTTGGAGATGAAGAAGGACACACCTTTTGTGGTCCCAAAAGCTGCGCCAGCGCATCCGGCACAGAGAACGTGGGCCAAATCCATCCCGTTTGGAGAAGGGAGTCGGATTGAGCCGCGGTGCAGGAATGTGCTCCACAGCAGCCCAACCACAACCAGAAGAGCCGAGAGAGGTGAGGAAGAGGCACACAAAGAGCTCAGAGGAGGCTGAAATCCCGATGGAAACACCCGTTTTCCCCTTGAGGGAACACCGTTCCCTAGTGGCGACGGATCTTCCCACCTCCGCCCATCTCCACACCCTCCCAGCACCGAGGGACACCCGGTGtggtgggagaagaagggagaagttgggatttccctctccctcagcCAACTGGAAACCACcggccaaaaaaaaccccccatGGACTCACTTAAATTGAGGGGTCCTTCGTCATCCACCGGCGGCCACGGGGCCTTCGGCGAGCTCGGCAGCGGGCTCAGCGACAGCTTGGAGCTCTTCTCCTCCGGGTTTTTCGGAGACGGAGAACCTGAAAGGGTGGGCGGCACCTTCTTAAGGATGGGGGATCCCGGTTGGGAGAGGCTCTTGGAGAAGCCGGGAGGGGATTTGATGGCTTTGTTAATTGGCCCATCGGAAAGGCGGTCGGCGGCTTTGCCGAGAGCCAAGAGCGTGGGCCGAGGGGAAGCGGTGGCGTCTTTGGGAGAACCGGATTTCTTCCCGAGGACAGGAGTTAAGGAGCTCCCGTCAGGTTTGACTTTCTGTTTCATCAGTTCGTAAAGCAAATCGATGGGAGCGCCGCTGCTCTCCGATTCGGCCACTCCGAGTTGCCGGAGGTGGGAACGCGCGTGGCTGGAAAGGCCTTTGCGGGTCTCGAAGCAGGCGCCGCACACCTCGCACGTCGTCAGGTTCTgggctgaaagagaggaggaaaaaaaaagagaggaaaaatgaaaagcaggacTTGGTCCCACCTGGAGGAACACTGAGCAGCCTCCGGCCTCGCCGCTTCTCCATCCCAAAGGATCTTTCCCACCCCAAAGCCTCATTTTGAGCACCGAGACGCATCGTGCGGGCAGGGAATAaagcagggaagaggcagaCGGGCTGTGGGGACAACGGGATCACCGCTCCGGATGGATTTTCTGCTCCAGGTGGTTCCAGAGTGGTTCTAAGGTGGTTCCAGAGCTGCAGGCAAGCTCCAAAGCGGGAGAGAGAGGGATCCCAAAGACATCGTTTGAGAGGAACGATGTTCATTAGGAGAGGAAGGACGGATTGAGGTGGTTTAAGGAAGGCAAGGAACATGGATGAGGTCTGGGAGCTTTGGAAAACCGCTGGCACCGCggaaagaaaagggacagaACGCAGCGAGACTGAAACAGAAGGGATATAAAGCAGTGAGACTGAAAAAGAAGGGATATAAAGCAGTGAGACCGGAAAAGAAGGGATATAAAGCAGTGAGACTGGAAAAGAAGGGATATAAAGCattaagactgaaaaagaaggGATATAAAGCAGTGAGACTGGAAAAGAAGGGATATAAAGCAGTGAGACCGAAAAAGAAGGGACATAAAGCAGTGAGACTGGAAAAGAAGGGATATAAAGCAGTGAGACCCAAAAAGAAAGGATATAAAGCAGTGAGACCCAAAAAGAAGGGATATAAAGCactgagactgaaaaagaagGGATATAAAGCAGTGAGACTGGAAAAGAAGGGATATAAAGCAGTGAGACTGGAAAAGAAGGGATATAAAGCAGTGAGACCCAAAAAGAAGGGATATAAAGCactgagactgaaaaagaagGGATATAAAGCAGTGAGACTGGAAAAGAAGGGATATAAAGCAGTGAGACCGGAAAAGAAGGGATATAAAGCATTGAGACCGGAAAAGAAGGGATATAAAGCATTGAGACCCAAAAAGAAAGGATATAAAGCAGTGAGACCCAAAAAGAAGGGATATAAAGCAGTGAGACCCAAAAAGAAAGGATATAAAGCAGTGAGACTGAAAAAGAATGGATATAAAGCATtgagactgaaagaaaagggacaTAAAGCAGTGAGAGCGGAGTACAACACAGCACAGCGTCTTAATTAGAGGATTAATTAAGTAAAAGAACGTGCAGATTGTCTTGGAGCGGTTAAAGCAACGCACGGTCCCTCTTGGCCCAAAATCCCGGGGCTGGATGCTCGGAGAGGAtggaaaggcagggaaaaggcTCACCTTTGGCGTCCTGCGGCTCCGGTTTGCTCCCCGGCGGCTCCGGCGACAGTTTGGTCCCCatgcgggcgggcggcggctcCAGCTGCGCCGGAGGAGGAGCGCTTTTCTTTGGGAGAGGGGGTGATCCCACTTCCATGGCCACCAGGTCGTCCTCTTCCGGAGCCAGAACTGCCGAGAGAAGGACGGGTTTGGTTCCTGGGGTGGAGAAGGGCTCCGACGGGCTCCAAACGGGACCATCCGGACACGGGATTCGGGGCAGAAGGCTCCAAACGGGATCATCCGGACATGGGATTCGGGGCAGAAGAAATCGGGAGCGTGTGGggacaggaaagagaagggcGGCGTTTCTCTGCCGGAGAAGGGAATGGTGGTGGATCCTTGAGGAAAAGGACAGGGATGGTGGTGGATCCTTGAGGGAAAGGACAGGGATGGTGGTGGATCCTTGAGGAAAAGGACAGGGATGGTGGTGGATCCTTGAGGGAAGGGACAGGGATGGTGGTGGATCCTTGAGGGAAAGGACAGGGATGGTGGTGGATCCTTGAGGGAAAGGACAGGGATGGTGGTGGATCCTTGAGGGAAAGGACAGGGATGGTGGTGGATCCTtgagggaaggggacagggatggtggTGGATCCTTGAGGAAAGGGGATAGGGATGGTGGTGGATCCTTGAGGAAAAGGACAGGGATGGTGGTGGATCCTTGAGgaaaggggacagggatggtggTGGATCCTTGAGGGAAAGGACAGGGATGGTGGTGGATTCTTGAGGGAAAGGACAGGGATGGTGGTGGATTCTtgagggaaggggacagggatggtggTGGATCCCTGAGgaaaggggacagggatggtggTGGATCCTTGAGGGAAAGGGACAGGGATGGTGGTGGATCCCTAAGGAAAGGGACAGGGATGGTGGTGGATCCTTGaggaaggggacagggatggtggTGGATCCTTGAGGAAAAGGACAGGGATGGTGGTGGATTCTTGAGGAAAGGGACAGGGATGGTGGTGGATCCTTGAGGGAAAGGACAGGGATGGTGGTGGATCCTTGAGGAAAGGGACAGGGATGGTGGTGGATCCTTGAGGAAAAGGACAGGGATGGTGGTGGATTCTTGTaggaaggggacagggatggtggTGGATCCTTGAGgaaaggggacagggatggtggTGGATCCTTGAGGAAAGGGACAGGGATGGTGGTGGATCCTTGAGGAAGGGGATAGGGATGGTGGTGGATCCTTGAGGAAAAGGACAGGGATGGTGGTGGATTCTTGAGGGAAAGGGACAGGGATGGTGGTGGATTCTTGTaggaaggggacagggatggtggTGGATCCTTGAGGaaaaggacagggatggggacactgtggggacactgtgggaaggggacagggatgggacactgtgggacagggacagggatggggacactgtgggatggggacagggatggggacactgtggggctccctgtgggatggggacagggatgggacgctttggggtccctgtgggatggggacagggatgggacgctttggggtccctgtgggaaggggacagggatggggacactgtggGGCTCCCTgtgggatggagacagggatggagacagggatgggacactgtcggatggggacagggatggggacactgtggggtccctgtgggatggggacagggatgggacactttggggtccctgtgggaaggggacagggatggggacactgtggGGCTCCCTgtgggatggagacagggatggagacagggatgggacactgtcggatggggacagggatggggacactgtggggtccctgtgggaaggggacagggatgggacactGTGGGGCTCCCTCTGAGATggggaccgggatggggacactgtggGGCTCCCTCTGGGATggggaccgggatggggacactgtggGAAGGGGACACTGTGGGATGGGACACTGTGGGGCTCcctgtgggatggggacactgtgggatggggacagggatggggaccgggatggggacGGTTCGGGTCTCCCCGTGGGACGGGGACAGCGGGGTCTCCTCGGAGAAAGGAGCGATCCCGGCTCTTCCCCGCGGGCCGTTGGCAGCCCGGGGCGGTGCCCGGGGCCGGACGggttttcccccccctcctcttcccctcctcgCCGCCCCCCGGGGCTTTCGGGGGTGTCGGGActcgcccccccctccccgctcccctgAGGAACCGGCGCGGCAGCACCGGGACCCTCCGCGAGGGACAAAGCCGGGACAAAGCCGGGCCGCGAGCGGACAAAGGAGGGCGGTGGCTCGGCCGCACCGGCCCCGCCGGGGCCTCCCCCGCTCGCTTTACCGCGGGGCTCGGCCGGGCCCGGCGGAGGCCGCGATTCGGGcccggggggggcggcggcggcggcgctggatggggggggtgggggggggggcgcggggggaggGGTTGGGCGGTCCCCGGGGCTCCGGGGCGGGGTCGGCGGAGGAGAGGAGGGGCCTCACCGGGCTCGGGGGCCGCCTCGGGCTCGGGGTCGCCGTCCCCGCCCCGATCCCGGTCTCGGGGtcgcggcgccgccgccgccgctttTGTCACTTTGGGCTGCGAGGAGGTGGAGGCCGCCATCTTGGCTCCGGCGCACGCGGAGCGGCCGCCAGGGCGGCGCGTCGAGCGCCGAGACCCGCGCGCCCCCGAACGCACACGAGGCCGCGCGGTCGAGCGCCGAGTGGAGGGATCGCCAGGAGGAAACGCATTGAGGGGAAAagtggaggggggggggacggACGGACACCAGAGCGTCGAGCGCCGAACCGCCAGGCCACGCGGTCGAGCGCCGAGTGCGGGATCGCAACGGAAACgcattggggggggggggggggggggatggaggggggagAAACACACCAGGGCGAGCGCCGCGCAATCGAACGCCGAATCATCGAGCGCGAGGGGGGGTAGTGAGGGAGCGCCGAATAATCGAGCGAGGAGACCAGGGGGGCCCATAGCGAGGTGTGGGGCAGcgggtgtggggcaggagccCCATAGGGCCGCCCTTCggcctgctcctgccccacagcgcgGCCTCAGGCTCGGCTGCCTTCAGCCGCGGCGGGAAACGGCGCTGCTGTTGCCCCATAGCTCActcagccccacatctcagccccacagcctcccctcagccccacaacTCAACCCCACAgcgccccctcagccccacatctcagccccacagccccacatcccagccccatagcgcccTGTCAGCCCCATATCtcatccccacagcccctcctcagccccacagcgccccacacTATGGGCAGGATGGAAATGGGGCCTCCCCATagctccctcagccccacagccccccccagccccacatcctcccctcagccccacatcccagccccatagcgccccctcagccccacatcccagccccatagagccccctcagccccacatctcagccccacagcctcccctcagccccacatctcagccccatagccccccctcagccccacatctcagccccacatctcagccccacatctcagccccacagccccacatctcagccccacatctcagccccacagccccccctcagccccacatctcagCCTCAcagtgccccctcagccccacatctcagCCTCAcagtgccccctcagccccacatctcagccccacatctcagccccccctcagccccacatctcagccccacagcccccccacagccccacatctcagccccacatctcagccccacatctcagccccacactggaggagaggaggaaggagagaatgCGATGGAAACGCCGTTTTGGAAGGGAGAAGGCGGCGGTGGATGAGGAACCCAAAGGCCTCGGGATGGGGGTCAAAAGATGGAGAGGAGGGGCTGTGGGTCGGGGTGGGGCGaggggggcagttgggggtcAAAAGATGGAGATGAGGGGCTGTGGGTcgggatgggacgaggggggcagttgggggtcAAAAGATGGAGATGAGGGGCTGTGGGTCGGGGTGGGACGaggggggcagttgggggtcaaagatggggatggaggagctgtGGGTCGGGGTGGGACCAGGGGGGAACTTCAGGGGTCaaagatggagatgatggaagaTCTCCTGGAAGATCCCAGGAGAAATGTCctcctgggagggtggagaGGTCCCCATGGCCCCGAGCAGCggttcctccatccctggaggggttgaaggccacatCGGATGGAGGTCGGAGCCCCCGATGGGTCAGGAGGTGTCCCCACAGTAGGAGTGGGGTTGGATGGGCgttgaggtccttccaactccacccattccaggattccatgAACTTCGGGTGGAGGAAAGGATGGGGGAAGCTTTGGTGGTTCAGATCCCTCCGTCGGTTTGCATCTGAAGGAGCTTGAGAAGAGGCGGGAGATGGACAATCCACCTGCTCCGAGGTGAGAAGAGAGCCAAGGAGCCCAAGGTTGATGTTCTCCAGGAGGAACCGGAGAAGCCCAGGAGCTGCGGTCTCCATGCGGTGACAACCCTGAGGGTCTCCTCTCAGCAGCTTTGGAGACCTTTGGGGTAGAAGAGCGATTCCCGAGTCCTCAAACACCCCCAAGAAACCACAGttggaaaaggggagggagaagcatCTGGTGGTGTCACCACTGAGTTCTTTGGAGCTCCACAGCCTGGAATGTGTCCAAAGGAGAGAAGGGGGATGGTGGGAAGAGCAGAGGAGCCACGAGGACCACTGctcagcccggagaagagaaggttgagGGGTGACATGGTGGATGTCCCCATGGACGATGAGCAGAGAGGGACTTCTTGAAGGTGTCAGATCCAAGGGAACGGCTTAAAGCTCCGTCAGGAGAAGGTCGGATGGGCCCCTGGGGAGGACTTTGGCATGGACAGGGTGGTCAAGCACCAGAAGGAGCTCCTCAAGGACGAGATCGTGGCCCCAAGTCCGTTGGCGGACAAGAACCGTTGGGAGAACCTTCTTAGCTATCGGGTTTCTCCATGAAGTTGCCTCCAGGTGGGAGTGACGTTGGTGACCCTCATGGGTCCCTCCACACCGGAAGGTCCTACGGATGTTCGAACTGTGCtcaaaagaaggagaagatgcAGCCAAGGACACGGTGGGGTCAAACCTCACTTCCAAGTCCTCATCCTGGAGTTCCAGACGAGCGGAAAGCACCTGGAGGaccatctcctcctcctgaaGACCCACGCGAGGCTGGATGAGCTCTGGAGGAGCAGGACTTGTCTTCTCCGGCTCTGCTGAGGGTGGAAGCTCCACCACCAAGAGAAGATTTGCTCCTCACGCGTGAGGAACCGTTTCGCCGTAAGGGGTCATCAAGAGGAAGAAGGTCTCCGGCAGAAGACCCTGGAGACCACGGGGGGACTTCAatccaggaggagaaaaggcaacGGTGGTGCTTCCCGATGGGTGACAACAACGCggagggaggagaagatgaggtggaggaggaggaggaggtggtgatTGCCCAACATCTCCCAACGCCTGCCAAGATCCCCACGTGTCCTCCGGGACGGCCGCCAGCGGGCTCGGAGCCAGGAGACGCCCAAGGAACGGCGCCAACGGTGCCACCGAGGacggggacgggggggggaTCTCCTCGGAGAAGCCACCAAACTCCAAGAGGACAACTCGGAGCCAGAAGTCATGGGGGGAAGAataaagagaggagaaaaaagaaggtcCTTCAACCTTCAAAGATGTCAAAAAGCGGAGCAGATGGTGGAACCACCAATGGGTCACAGCCCGGACTGGGATGGACACGAGGGGGGAGAACCCTCCAAAGCTCAGAGGTGGCCAACGGCCACCAGGGGTGAAGCCGTGGAGGAACATCAACAGCTGAGGCTCTAAGATCACAGCTGGAAAGAGGAGATGGGAAGatcctggaatgggttgggttgggagggacctcaacGCCCACCCAGATCCACCATgaatcctggaatgggttggaagggacctcaacgCCCATCCGGCCCCACCGCTGCCgtggggacacctcccgctggagCAGGGGCTCCAGGactcatccaacgtggccttcaacccctccagggatggagcagccgcTGCTCGGGGCGACGtggacctccccaccctcccaggaggACGTTTCTCCTCAAGATCTCCCCTCAATGTCcatctttcagctccaaactgTTCCTTTCATCCCCTCCGCGGCTCTCCCGGAGCCCCTCTCCTACTGGAAGATCCTCCAAGGTccccccagaaccttctctcctccaggctgaacaaccccaactctcagcccaTCTCCTCcgggaggttctccaacccTCAGATCACCTCCGTGGCCTCCAGAGCCGGACGTGAAGCTCCAGGTTCCAccaggaatcatggaatgggttggaagggacctcaaagcccatccagatccaccatgaatcctggaatgggttggaagggacctcaaagcccattcagttccaccccgaatcatggaatgggttggaagggacctcaaagcccatccagatccaccacgaatcctggaatgggttggaagggatctcaaagcccatcagttCCACCTCAAGCTGAAGCTCCACCGATGGAGGAGAACCAACGCAGACGCAAACCCCTTTGAGAAGGCCCTTTGCCGCTCTCCCTCGCAGCTCTCCAGACCTGAGGTCCCATCCCGCCTTCCGCCcaaccttctcctcccccccaCGACGGCGCTTTGGAAGTTTCCTGATGGAAACCTCATTCCTAAACGCGACGCCTTGAAAGGCCAAAGCCCCAAAGCTCAGCTTCCCGGTGGGATCCACCCCTCGAGAGGCCACACCACCTCCATCCACCACAGCTCCGAGTTGGTTGAGCCCCAACCGTACGTCCCCACCAAATTCCACCCATTAATCCCACCCCCGTCCTCCGAGAAGGTCCCGTTCTGGGAAGAGGAACACCTTGAGGGCCAACTCACCGTCTCTGTAGACCTGCAAGGACTCATCCACCCACGCCGTGGGGAACGGAGACAACGGAGAGCGCGGAACGCCGCCCTCGGCTCCGGAGACGACGCTTTTGGGCGTCACCAAGCCGTGAggttctctctctcttcccgGAGACGACGGTTCCATCGCCAGAGCCGCCTGCACCAACGGATGCTCGGAAGAGTTGGCCAAGAGCTCCTTGAGGATGTTGATGGGCGAGATGGTGAGTTCCCAGTTGGTGATTCCAAAGTCCCTCAGGTGGGCGCGGGCGTGGCTGGAGAGCCCGGCGCGCGTGTCGAAGCCGGCGCCGCAGAACTCGCAGCGCATGAGGCTGAAGGTGCTGGGGTCAAAGTTGGCCACTGcggaaagaagaagaagaagaccACCATCAGCGACGCTGAGAaactccccttctccctccaaaaaaaacccaaaccggAGCTTCTGAGGGAGGAACCGAACCCACCACGGTGGTGGTCACCACGGTTGCGGTTGAGCCCCATCGCCATACGTACCCAACTCgtggtgggaggagaaaaaccCACCGGTTGGAGCCCGAAAAGAGAAAGCGAAGCGGTTTGGGTACATActaccttttttcttcttcttttggaaGGAGAACTTTTGCTCAATAGCTTTGACTTCTTCTGCCGAGATGAAATGACGGACGTTGTAGCTCACCCCGACCCTGTTGAGGTGACCCCTCACGTGGTTGGCTAAACCGATGCCGTTGTGGAAGCGATCCGGGCAGTACGGACACTTCCTCTCTTCGTTCTTCAACATGGGCGAATCTGAGTCCAAGAAGTCATCCAAGTCCAGAGTTCCCTCCAGAGGAGCATCCAAGAGGAGAACGTCCAAGGGAAGAGGTTCTTCCAGCATGAAATCCCGAGGAGGGAACACggttttcttcttgaagagcTTCCGAGGGCGCTTCTTGGCCTTCGGGTGGAGGCTCATCTCCTCCAGCAGGACGAGGGGCACCATCATCCGCagctgctgccgctgctccTCCGTCGCTATGGACGAATCGGTGGCTTTCAAGGTGTCTCGGAAGGTCCTCTTGAGGTCCAGAGCCGCTTGAGGGACAGCGACGGCTTTGCCGCTTCGCTTCTCGCTCAGATCTATTTCGGTGCTGATGGAGATCTCCTCTTCCACATTCCCAACGTCGTTGGCCAACGCCCACTTGTGCCTCAGTTCCTCCAACCCCACCGGTTGGTTTCCGAGGCCGTCGCCTTCTCCTTCGAGGCGTTGTCCTCCcgttttcttcttcagctgctgaagagcCACGTGGGAAGAAGCTTTGCTGgaggaaaaacccaaagcctTGGGAGGAGCGACGTACGGAGCCGCTTTCCTACCGGGAAACCCTGAGCCGTGGTGGTCCTTCCTCCCGGCGCCGTTGCTCCTGGGGAGCCTGGGAGAGGTCGGACCAAAGCCGGCGATGGTTTCATAGTGGGAGACGCTTTCCcggtgaggaggagggaaaaaccGTTCGGCTTTGCCGAAATACTCCACCTCGGCGAAGCGCCCGGACCTGGCGGGGCTGTAGGCATCTCGGCTGGTTCCTGGTTGGTTGGGATCATCTTCGTACCCTTCCGCGTCCCAGTTGAGGTGGGAATGAGCGTATCTCATGTGCTCCTTGAGGATGTCGTTGTTGGGAGCCGGGAAGCCGCAGAGGACGCAGGTGAGGAGAGCTTTGGCGGTGCCGGGTGGGGGCTCGTTGGTTTGGAAGGGTTTGTAGATGCCGTGCGTGGTGGCATCGTCTCGTAGTTCTCCGCCGGTGCCGCTTCCAAAGAGATTGAGGTTCTTGGCCCCTTGGTCCTTCCTCTCCTTGACGTGCATCTTGGCGTGTTGGACGAAGATCTTGGAGGAGTTGGTGCCGAAGACGCATTTGGGGCACTGCAAACGAGCGTCTCGACCTTCGTCTGGAAACTCATTCAACTTCTGGATCTCCTCGATGATCTTCTCCCGGGATTCTTGGTGGAGCCTCTTGTGCTGCTCCAAAGCCGTGGGGTCTCCAAAGGCCCAACCGCATTCGTTGCAGCAGAACTGGCATTGACCTCCCAAAGCGTCTCCGTCTTGGTCCCCGCCGGCTCCTCGGTTGTGTTGGAGCATGTGATCCATCAGATGGTCCTTCTTCTTGAAGTAGATGCTGCACTCGATGCAGGTGTAGACGGAGGGGTCGTCGTCGGGGCCCACCTCCTccttgctctgctcctccaccaccaccccgcAGACGTAGGGCCTCACCTCCACGTCGTACGAGCTGCACGGAGCCGCCTCCAAGGCCATCAGCGGGATCCTCTCCACCGAGTCTTCTGCGTTCACCGTCCACGACTGTTTGCCCACGGCGAGGTCTCCGCTCAGCTGAAGACTCGGCTTTTGGATGGTCCACTCGGCCGCGGCGAGGGCGTCGATCTCGCCCAAGTCCGCCTCCACCATCAGCCCCTTCCTGAGGCTCGAGGAGCTCTCCAGGCCTTTGGCCTTGGGGAGGACAGGGTTTAAGGTCTTCCGGAACACGGTCGGAGTCAACGGAGGAGGCACTTCACGCCCGACGTGGCCTCGGAAGGGCGAAGCGGTTGCTACATCCGTTGGCTTCGTCACGTCCTTGTAAGGAGGACTTGGGCTCCTGGTGGGTCGAGGAACCCACTCGAACCTCTGGAGGCCCCTCTTGCTCTTCTCTAAGTGCTCTCGGTGGAGACCTTCGAGTTGCTTTGGTTCCTTTGGAAGATACGGCTCTTCTCCGGCCCCGAGCGATGTCCCGGCGCCCCCCTCGCCCCCATCCATCTCCTCGGCGTCGCTCTCCGGTTCCACCCGGATGGCGTTTCCACCGTGGGGCTCCACCAGGAACGTCGACTCCTTCACTCCTCGCGCGTCCTTGGAGTCCCTCAAGGTGGAGAACCTCTCTAAAGTGCTTTCGTCGCTGCCCGCGGAAGGGGTCCACTCGGCGGCGGTGGCCACGCTGCGAAGGTCTACGGAGCTTCTCACCTCCGCCCGGTACAAACCCTTCTGGAAGTCCAAACGTTCGTCGTTCGTGGAGCTGCAAAGGAGTTGGGGAAGAGTTTAAGGAGGTGACACAAAGGAGTCCACGGACAAAAGGGTTCTCCAAGACCCAAAGCGAGTCGGCGCCGTTCTTACGGCACAACGATGGGTTGAGGATTTCATGGTGACTTCCATACGGTCCCCAAGATTTGGGACGTAAAGGAGTCCATCCCTTCCCACAAGCGTTCCCACAGCTTCTCCTGCGCTTACTCCAAGCGCCGCCCACCCATCTCCACATCCTCTCCCTCCAGCGGTTCCTCTGCGTTCACTCCAGGTGatggtccccatccccacgtctcccacctccacctcagcttctcctcccctcttccctctgaACTCCTTGAGATGTTCACAGGTGATGGTATCCATCCCCACGTCTCCCACCTCcacctcagcttctcctcccctcttccctctgaGCTCCTTGAGATGTTCACAGGTGatggtccccatccccatgtctcccacctcctcctctcgCCCCTCTCACTCTcatcttctcctcccctcttccctctgaACTCCTTGAGATGTTCACAGGTGatggtccccatccccacgtctCCCACCTCCACCCTCAGCGACTTTGGGTCACCCTCGGTGGCTTTGGGTCACCCTCAGCGGCTTTGGGTCACCCTCGGTGGCTTTGGGACACCTTCAGCGGCTTTGGGAGACCTTCAGCACCGTTGGGACACCATAGAAGCTTTGGGACACCCTCCATGGCTTTGGGAGACCTTCAGCCCCGTTGGGACACCCTTCGAAGGTTTGGGACAACCCTACGTGG comes from Cuculus canorus isolate bCucCan1 chromosome 30, bCucCan1.pri, whole genome shotgun sequence and encodes:
- the WIZ gene encoding protein Wiz isoform X1, with amino-acid sequence MAAAATTTTEAAEATPGPRSTPSRCRRRAGRARRDVFRPRRREGGGGAARAEPEAAAAAAGAVGAPRGDLKGPWPRRGGAAGGRSRSRSRAGGGAEEEPGGSGAARGFFRRSLAAHPPQCRRGGFFRVTQPHHRGMEKHLASFSEHQGDGGSRSLLMPPEATQETFPALECPQGEERRAAFLQDGKKALENSALSTTTMETELEEDAFYTADDLTMRSRDGKGPSGPKLRPLQEDPDFFSSLSRQEPDVALEAHDVADEPGPALSGAVSASAPRTDLGSTNDERLDFQKGLYRAEVRSSVDLRSVATAAEWTPSAGSDESTLERFSTLRDSKDARGVKESTFLVEPHGGNAIRVEPESDAEEMDGGEGGAGTSLGAGEEPYLPKEPKQLEGLHREHLEKSKRGLQRFEWVPRPTRSPSPPYKDVTKPTDVATASPFRGHVGREVPPPLTPTVFRKTLNPVLPKAKGLESSSSLRKGLMVEADLGEIDALAAAEWTIQKPSLQLSGDLAVGKQSWTVNAEDSVERIPLMALEAAPCSSYDVEVRPYVCGVVVEEQSKEEVGPDDDPSVYTCIECSIYFKKKDHLMDHMLQHNRGAGGDQDGDALGGQCQFCCNECGWAFGDPTALEQHKRLHQESREKIIEEIQKLNEFPDEGRDARLQCPKCVFGTNSSKIFVQHAKMHVKERKDQGAKNLNLFGSGTGGELRDDATTHGIYKPFQTNEPPPGTAKALLTCVLCGFPAPNNDILKEHMRYAHSHLNWDAEGYEDDPNQPGTSRDAYSPARSGRFAEVEYFGKAERFFPPPHRESVSHYETIAGFGPTSPRLPRSNGAGRKDHHGSGFPGRKAAPYVAPPKALGFSSSKASSHVALQQLKKKTGGQRLEGEGDGLGNQPVGLEELRHKWALANDVGNVEEEISISTEIDLSEKRSGKAVAVPQAALDLKRTFRDTLKATDSSIATEEQRQQLRMMVPLVLLEEMSLHPKAKKRPRKLFKKKTVFPPRDFMLEEPLPLDVLLLDAPLEGTLDLDDFLDSDSPMLKNEERKCPYCPDRFHNGIGLANHVRGHLNRVGVSYNVRHFISAEEVKAIEQKFSFQKKKKKGSMYPNRFAFSFRAPTGGFFSSHHELVANFDPSTFSLMRCEFCGAGFDTRAGLSSHARAHLRDFGITNWELTISPINILKELLANSSEHPLVQAALAMEPSSPGREREPHGLVTPKSVVSGAEGGVPRSPLSPFPTAWVDESLQVYRDVLAPEEDDLVAMEVGSPPLPKKSAPPPAQLEPPPARMGTKLSPEPPGSKPEPQDAKAQNLTTCEVCGACFETRKGLSSHARSHLRQLGVAESESSGAPIDLLYELMKQKVKPDGSSLTPVLGKKSGSPKDATASPRPTLLALGKAADRLSDGPINKAIKSPPGFSKSLSQPGSPILKKVPPTLSGSPSPKNPEEKSSKLSLSPLPSSPKAPWPPVDDEGPLNLTSGSEPVRDIRCEFCGEFFENRKGLSSHARSHLRQMGVTEWYVNGSPIDTLREILKRRTQPRSGTSNPTGPGKAMAKSLLGSMGSLEPRGPGELHIPTLSKKVQQPGSPLGHSPTSSPPPTARKMFPGLSPPSLQKKLKQDHLRLEIKREMMAGGLHGEPHPSDCTWPPREEMSPLNLSSRADPVRDIRCEFCGEFFENRKGLSSHARSHLRQMGVTEWSVNGSPIDTLREILKKKTKPCVIKKEPHLSSIEPPKSIGEEGTDPKSPGKILQGMALTPLGGRPGKPSAGTSALSREISLSPLTTKAQGGFLAPLATKRPLPEDRLGPHGEIKHKSYIQTELAFKSKTVHEKPAHTSSEACCELCGLYFENRKALASHARAHLRQFGVTEWCVNGSPIETLSEWIRHRPQKAGAYRSYIQGGRPFTKKFRNSGHAGGARRMPLSLQAGSVAFLSKGLPGELAHGDAGKLLDGGSGGERPMITSPLSLVKMEEHQRSNINKFERRQARPLDPPLHREEEGAEFQQKLEAARQPPPRVRPVPSLVPRPPRTSLVKFVGNIYTLKCRFCEVEFQGPLSIQEEWVWHLQRHILEMNFSKADPLRSDAAPAAPEPPALAEAQ